GCAGCCAGGAATCCAGCGCTTCGCCCGGCACGGGTGCGGTGGCCAGCGGCAGAGCGCGGACCGTGGTCATGGTGGCGGCGCTGTTCGCAGGCGTGTAGTTTTTCGGCCGGTGCGAAACGCTGCTTGCAGCTCGCGGCGGCCTAGTTCGGCGGCGCTGTCGATGCGGCACGTGTCGATCAGGTCGGCGGTGAGTTTCTCGGTGCCGGTGCGCATGGCTTTTTGGCAGGCCAGCCTGATCAGCGCCATCAGCGATCCGATGTGACCGGTGCTGCGCACGAACAGCTGATCGGATAGGTCATCGGCCAGCATGCCTGGATACTTCTGGGTCAACAGCAGTCGTTGTTCCAGGGTGAGCAGCACGTCGCGCCACCGCCGCCGCTGCGTCTCGGTATCGACGCCAAACGGTGACATGTCCACCGGCGTCGTGCAGCGCAGCAGCTGCTCCATCTCGTGGTCGCGATAGGCGTTGCGGTCATCGAGGAGCGCGTTGCGTTCGTGCAGCCCGATACCGATCAGAAGCACAGTCAGTGGGAATTCGTTGGCGATGTATTTGAACTGGTTACTCAGGTCGGTCATCCGCTCATGGCGGCCCCGCAAGAAGTGCAGGTCGTCGATGATCAGCAGCCGTGTCTCACACGACCACACATCATCGAGCGCGCATCGCAGAAGCTGCTGTGCGCTGGCCCGAGACACGCCGGGATGGGCATAGAAATCGCACAACGCGGCGTTGAATTCGCGGGTTCCGGTGGAGGCGGTCATACCGATCCGGCACACCGGCCACCGCTCGTCGCCCGCGCGGGTGGTCGCTCCGTAGCGCTCGATGTGTCGCAGGTGTAGGCGCTTTCCGAAGACCCGCGCTACTGTGCTTTTTCCCAAGCCGGGCAGGCCGCTGAGCGCGATCAGGGGTTTGGCGTCCTCACCGGTCTGGCAGTTGCACGCCACGAAGTCTTCGAGTTGCTCCAGCACCGATTGGCATTCGGCGGTCATGACCGTGCCCATCTGAGCGTGCCAACGGCGCCGCTGATCGTTGTAGTCTTCTTTGGCCGCCCGACCTAGTTGCCGAAGTCGTCTGTTGGACAACGGTTCTGGCCTGATGAGCGGCGGTGCCTCAACCATTGCGCGCCATCCCTCTTTGCGCGCCAAGGTCAGGTTGTCCAGGTATTCACGCGGGTTTCGGTTGTCCGATCTGCCGCGTGCTCGCACGGCGGCTGTCTGCGTCGACCGCGGAGGGGCTTGTTCTGTCATTGCACCTCCAATACACCGTCGTAGAAGCTGCCATGCTCTAACGGCGGTTCATCAGCATCGTCGAGTTCATCGAGCAGCTCGGCTTCGTCGTCGAGGTCATCAGCACGGCCGTCGGCGGCTCCGGCGTCAAGGCCACGCTGCCCGGTTTGGCGATCCAAGGCTGTTGTCACCGAATTTAATTCAGAGCTCGGCGACGGGGTGAGATCAGCAACGAGCGATGACTGTTCGCGGCCCACCCGCAATACCCTGCGCCGCTCGGCTATCGAGTTGCCGACGGTCAGCTTTCGGCGCTCCAGGAAGCAGGCGATAGCCAAGGGATCGTCGACATACCGGTTCTGCGCCTTGGCCAACGCCCGCTCAAACCGCAGAATTTCCTCACTCATCGGAGCATCGAGCATGTCGGCGTGCTCCCACACCAGCCGATGCCAGGCCCGCGTGCGGCCATCACGGAAGTACACCGTTCTAATGTCATCGACGTTGTAGGCGATCGGCCACTTCCCTTCCGGGTACGGGCTTTTCTCCTTCGCTCGCCCAGCAATGATGCCGCCCTTATAGATTCGCCCGTCCATTTCGATGCCGTAATGCTGGATGGTGCGCCACGCCACCGGTAGGAACTCATAGGCCAGATCTGGGTCGCGCGGTACCTCGAGGTAGCCGGCGCGCGCCACCCCGTGGACGAACATTTCCGCCGGGGTCATGTGCAGGCCAGGCACACCGATACCAGTCAGACTCTCGTGAGAAGTGTGGTGATAGATCACTGCGATCCATTCGCGGATGATCGCCTCTAGTTCATCGAGATAGAACCAGCGATCCTGTTCCGGCGACACCCCGCGGGCGAAGATGTCTTGACCCTTGTAGCCGGGCAGTTCCTGCAGCAGGCCCACTCGCAGCGTATTGAAGAACCGCTCCACTGGCCCCTTATCACGAGGTCGGCGCAACCGGGCCGGCTGTATCGAGATCCCCAGACGCTGACACACGCTGTTGAGATGCGCACTGACATAGATCCTGCCGTGATCGACTACCAACGTGTCGGGCACCACGGCCGGGGTTGCCGCCAAAACGCTATTCGCGTCCAGCACTTGCTGTTCCACAAGGACCGAGCGCGGCATGCCCCGCGGAGGCCACATTGCCTTCGCGGGCCAGTCCCGCCCCGCCGGGCGCGGCCGAAACGTCTCGTACAGTGCCGCAGCCGCATCGATCGACTTCGTTGAGACCGGGGTCAGCCGCAATCCGGTAATGCAGCGGCTGTACCAATCCATCACCACCGTCAGCTCGGCATTGATCCACCTCAAAGTGTTCTGATCCATCGCGAACACGTCCAGACGCGTCGTGTCCATCAGCACGTACTCCCCCGGCCGGGTCGGAGCCAGCTTGCCGTACACCTCCCTCGACCGTGTCGCGACGTCACGGTTGCGTTTCGTGCTGTACTTAAACAGCGGGTGCTGCTCTTCGAGCTCGCCCAGAATCCGGTAAGCGGTGCTCCGCGACGGCATCTTCACGGCACCGACACCGAACCGCGCCTCCAACCGAGCACGGGTGCGACGAATCACCAAGTCCTCATTGGGCTTCGACAGATCTACATACTCACTCATGACCTCAAGAGCCGTCTCCCGCCACCGCGGATCCTGCCGTCCGCCAATACCGGGCTGAACCGCGCGTTGCGAGACCAACCCTGCCTCTCC
The nucleotide sequence above comes from Mycolicibacterium moriokaense. Encoded proteins:
- a CDS encoding ATP-binding protein, translated to MTEQAPPRSTQTAAVRARGRSDNRNPREYLDNLTLARKEGWRAMVEAPPLIRPEPLSNRRLRQLGRAAKEDYNDQRRRWHAQMGTVMTAECQSVLEQLEDFVACNCQTGEDAKPLIALSGLPGLGKSTVARVFGKRLHLRHIERYGATTRAGDERWPVCRIGMTASTGTREFNAALCDFYAHPGVSRASAQQLLRCALDDVWSCETRLLIIDDLHFLRGRHERMTDLSNQFKYIANEFPLTVLLIGIGLHERNALLDDRNAYRDHEMEQLLRCTTPVDMSPFGVDTETQRRRWRDVLLTLEQRLLLTQKYPGMLADDLSDQLFVRSTGHIGSLMALIRLACQKAMRTGTEKLTADLIDTCRIDSAAELGRRELQAAFRTGRKTTRLRTAPPP
- a CDS encoding DDE-type integrase/transposase/recombinase: MTRASTPIRTGTRFMYEGMALEIVEMHVTGESLEVLAKALRGETIRRLSMCELLECDRSLILPDNDEVALDAMEAPSVTLSAVPAAVRQQACERAAHVREVLTGFRSGSVAMALAWEPKPEYCSKIPLAERYHAKVRELRAAGERVAYRTIERWVQQYRAHGEAGLVSQRAVQPGIGGRQDPRWRETALEVMSEYVDLSKPNEDLVIRRTRARLEARFGVGAVKMPSRSTAYRILGELEEQHPLFKYSTKRNRDVATRSREVYGKLAPTRPGEYVLMDTTRLDVFAMDQNTLRWINAELTVVMDWYSRCITGLRLTPVSTKSIDAAAALYETFRPRPAGRDWPAKAMWPPRGMPRSVLVEQQVLDANSVLAATPAVVPDTLVVDHGRIYVSAHLNSVCQRLGISIQPARLRRPRDKGPVERFFNTLRVGLLQELPGYKGQDIFARGVSPEQDRWFYLDELEAIIREWIAVIYHHTSHESLTGIGVPGLHMTPAEMFVHGVARAGYLEVPRDPDLAYEFLPVAWRTIQHYGIEMDGRIYKGGIIAGRAKEKSPYPEGKWPIAYNVDDIRTVYFRDGRTRAWHRLVWEHADMLDAPMSEEILRFERALAKAQNRYVDDPLAIACFLERRKLTVGNSIAERRRVLRVGREQSSLVADLTPSPSSELNSVTTALDRQTGQRGLDAGAADGRADDLDDEAELLDELDDADEPPLEHGSFYDGVLEVQ